Proteins co-encoded in one Acidobacteriota bacterium genomic window:
- a CDS encoding TonB-dependent receptor plug domain-containing protein, giving the protein MKLPPRGLPGALALLPLLLAGALDAQETGTVFGRILDQDTFQPVVGVVVRITTADGVLQDISGPVGTFHIMDVPVGERVVVMEHIAYGEYAQHVAVEPGRDLRVNAHMSQRAIEFQPLVVEALSEVERRRLTSGFDINEIPREEIELAARGGQHLGDLLRGGMPGIRVRGGGRPGDYLCVEYRGSGVGECDEVSVYLDGVPVGDPGLIYSSLDLSDIDRVEVLSPLEAVTRFGNRASGGALLIESRDTSFRRENSLFGPSLGAYDWSLEEASHPWAKVLGSTILANAAGVGLGYLALKQCVASEPTTHGRRYTSQCGDLATISTGIVALNLPGTIGGFASSRAGATQLSRGRYLPAAMAGLISTTAGYVMVMRAEDPGYKSDSLRLAGLLTMTVGTPLLLTLSDRLFRTLR; this is encoded by the coding sequence GTGAAACTACCCCCCAGGGGCCTCCCGGGCGCGCTCGCGCTCCTCCCGCTGCTACTTGCCGGGGCCCTTGATGCCCAGGAGACGGGCACCGTTTTCGGCCGCATTCTGGACCAGGATACGTTCCAGCCGGTCGTTGGAGTGGTGGTTCGCATTACGACCGCGGATGGGGTTCTGCAGGATATTTCCGGGCCCGTTGGAACCTTCCACATCATGGATGTCCCCGTGGGCGAGCGGGTCGTGGTGATGGAGCACATCGCCTATGGGGAGTACGCGCAGCATGTGGCCGTGGAGCCCGGCAGGGACCTGCGGGTGAACGCGCACATGTCGCAACGCGCCATAGAGTTCCAGCCTCTGGTGGTCGAAGCGCTCAGCGAGGTCGAACGCCGCCGCCTTACCTCCGGATTCGACATCAACGAGATCCCCAGGGAGGAGATCGAACTGGCGGCGCGGGGCGGCCAGCACCTCGGCGATCTGCTGCGCGGAGGGATGCCCGGCATCCGGGTGCGCGGCGGCGGTCGGCCGGGCGACTACCTGTGCGTCGAGTATCGGGGCAGCGGAGTGGGTGAATGTGACGAAGTGTCGGTCTACCTGGACGGCGTCCCGGTGGGCGACCCCGGGCTGATCTACTCGAGTCTCGACCTGAGCGACATCGACCGGGTGGAGGTGCTCTCGCCTCTCGAAGCGGTGACCCGTTTCGGCAATCGGGCTTCCGGCGGCGCGCTCCTGATCGAGTCCCGCGACACCAGCTTCCGGCGAGAGAACAGCCTCTTTGGCCCTTCCCTGGGCGCCTACGATTGGTCGCTGGAAGAGGCGTCGCACCCGTGGGCGAAGGTCCTGGGCAGCACGATTCTCGCAAACGCTGCGGGCGTAGGGCTCGGGTATCTGGCTCTGAAGCAGTGCGTGGCGAGTGAGCCGACGACGCATGGCCGGCGGTACACGAGCCAGTGCGGTGACCTGGCGACGATCTCGACGGGCATCGTCGCGCTCAACCTTCCCGGGACCATCGGGGGATTTGCATCGTCCAGGGCCGGAGCCACGCAGTTGTCGCGCGGCCGCTACCTTCCCGCCGCCATGGCCGGACTGATCTCGACCACCGCGGGATACGTGATGGTGATGCGCGCCGAAGACCCGGGGTACAAGAGCGATTCCCTCCGTCTCGCGGGGCTGCTGACGATGACGGTGGGTACGCCGTTGCTGTTGACCCTTTCGGATCGTCTTTTCCGGACTCTGCGCTGA
- a CDS encoding carboxypeptidase regulatory-like domain-containing protein translates to MNVLSIRFLVVALTLVAGTTAAHAQQGGSIVGAVVDDFTLEPISGAIVTVVSHELSDVTNVDGHFSLRDVPPGSISVRVEQLGYIALVGEVEVRSDNVTFAQFPLSPIAFLLDELRVVADRPEDDVEDGGSYTEIVPDESDSARNALELLTARVPSLTVRADVAGSAARSEIRIRGNASVSQSNVPSIYVDGARADVQYLEDLSASEIRRIRVLRGPSAASLYPDAANGVIVVETWRAGR, encoded by the coding sequence GTGAACGTTTTATCGATTCGGTTTCTGGTCGTCGCCTTGACGTTGGTTGCGGGCACGACGGCGGCACACGCCCAGCAGGGTGGTTCGATCGTGGGCGCGGTAGTTGACGACTTTACCCTGGAACCCATCTCAGGCGCCATCGTCACGGTGGTAAGCCACGAGCTCTCGGACGTCACCAACGTGGATGGGCATTTTTCCCTGCGCGACGTGCCGCCTGGCAGCATATCCGTCAGGGTGGAGCAGCTCGGCTATATCGCGCTCGTGGGCGAAGTGGAGGTCCGGTCCGACAACGTGACCTTCGCGCAGTTTCCGCTTTCTCCCATCGCCTTCCTGCTGGACGAGTTGCGCGTCGTCGCGGACAGACCCGAAGACGACGTGGAAGACGGCGGAAGCTACACTGAGATCGTGCCCGACGAGTCGGACTCGGCGCGCAACGCACTCGAACTACTCACCGCCCGGGTGCCTTCCCTCACCGTACGCGCCGATGTCGCCGGATCCGCCGCGCGGAGCGAAATCCGCATTCGTGGCAACGCCTCCGTCTCCCAAAGCAACGTGCCCTCGATCTACGTCGACGGAGCGAGAGCCGACGTCCAGTACCTGGAGGATCTTTCCGCCAGCGAGATCCGGAGGATTCGCGTTCTTCGAGGTCCCTCCGCCGCTTCACTCTATCCCGACGCAGCCAACGGCGTCATCGTGGTCGAGACCTGGAGGGCGGGTCGTTAG
- a CDS encoding RagB/SusD family nutrient uptake outer membrane protein, protein MTSRFLAKKLAAVGVVAGILGLAGCDLEVTNPGPVLSETIAATGAHLGLVNGVRLGVQGGFGQYALLGGAITHDLMASGHTGSAGVRNEEEVALLNDLYDGRGSWGSLHRARWIAEEAIRSWPDNPDIDASTYDRLAEVYLLAGLANRYLGENACSAVFDGGAPEPKLAYFDRAIEQFSSAAQIAQANMEIDEIQTAAIGARAAARLFKGDWAGALSDAQQVPMAFDYQTEFSGDGGEYFNTYGHVMSTGFQSLSYWGTPAGEHFLLTGDSRVAFGYDNGSREADGGEAKRAQTHPPRTTWTSLVPMYYPLKGIAPRKGARDFYIFQPSRSAQRTLQVSLVDGREMELVAAEAQLRMGNWQAALTHINNIRTSVEIYPIDMTDKQQFDLKLHSEEQTSWNNNPKLAEYFNQDSYTLQDFSAGGMMPPVEAMSAEEVWTALKFERLIELTLEGRRFGDRWRWRANSEPPAPSSGPGGEDTPGEYNDLEFIPTALAQSFNVPEEPLMLCFPLPKAENDTNHNIPEGYADWVESPGYQPRPM, encoded by the coding sequence ATGACTTCAAGATTCCTAGCAAAGAAGCTGGCTGCGGTTGGCGTCGTTGCCGGGATCCTCGGACTGGCGGGTTGTGACCTCGAGGTCACCAACCCGGGACCGGTTCTGAGTGAGACCATCGCAGCCACCGGTGCCCACCTGGGCCTTGTTAACGGTGTCCGCCTCGGGGTTCAGGGAGGCTTCGGCCAATACGCATTGCTCGGAGGCGCCATCACTCACGACCTCATGGCCAGCGGCCACACCGGGTCGGCGGGCGTCCGCAACGAGGAGGAAGTTGCCCTCCTCAACGACCTTTACGACGGCCGCGGAAGCTGGGGCTCGCTCCATCGAGCTCGATGGATCGCGGAAGAGGCCATTCGTTCCTGGCCGGACAACCCGGATATTGACGCATCAACCTATGATCGTCTGGCAGAGGTATACCTCCTCGCCGGTTTGGCCAACCGCTATCTGGGCGAGAATGCATGCTCCGCGGTATTCGATGGCGGTGCTCCGGAGCCCAAGCTGGCCTACTTCGACCGTGCCATCGAACAGTTCTCGTCCGCTGCCCAGATCGCCCAGGCGAACATGGAAATCGACGAGATCCAGACGGCTGCCATCGGTGCCCGGGCCGCCGCGCGCCTCTTCAAGGGCGACTGGGCGGGTGCGCTCTCCGACGCCCAGCAGGTTCCCATGGCGTTCGATTACCAGACCGAGTTTTCCGGAGATGGGGGCGAGTACTTCAACACGTACGGCCACGTGATGTCCACGGGCTTCCAGTCTCTGTCCTACTGGGGAACCCCGGCGGGGGAACATTTCCTGCTGACCGGCGACTCCCGGGTGGCCTTCGGTTACGACAACGGATCCCGCGAGGCTGACGGCGGTGAAGCCAAGCGTGCGCAAACCCACCCGCCGCGCACGACATGGACTTCTCTGGTTCCGATGTACTATCCCTTGAAGGGAATCGCACCACGGAAGGGCGCGAGGGATTTCTACATCTTCCAGCCCAGTCGGTCAGCCCAGCGAACGCTTCAGGTTTCGTTGGTCGACGGACGTGAGATGGAGTTGGTGGCTGCGGAAGCTCAGTTGCGTATGGGCAATTGGCAGGCGGCCTTGACCCACATCAACAACATCAGGACCTCGGTGGAGATTTATCCCATCGACATGACCGACAAGCAGCAGTTCGACCTCAAACTCCATTCGGAGGAGCAGACCTCCTGGAACAACAACCCCAAGCTGGCCGAGTATTTCAACCAGGACAGCTACACCCTCCAGGACTTCTCCGCCGGCGGCATGATGCCTCCTGTCGAGGCCATGAGCGCCGAGGAGGTCTGGACCGCGCTCAAGTTCGAGAGGTTGATCGAGTTGACGCTCGAGGGTCGGCGCTTCGGCGACCGCTGGCGCTGGCGGGCCAATTCGGAACCTCCCGCACCGTCATCCGGCCCTGGTGGGGAAGACACGCCCGGCGAGTATAATGATCTTGAGTTCATTCCCACCGCCCTGGCGCAATCGTTCAATGTACCCGAGGAGCCGCTGATGCTCTGCTTCCCGCTGCCCAAGGCGGAGAACGACACCAACCATAACATCCCCGAGGGGTATGCCGACTGGGTGGAGTCGCCGGGTTATCAGCCGCGTCCCATGTAG